One Qiania dongpingensis genomic window carries:
- a CDS encoding aminoacyl-histidine dipeptidase, protein MEYKEIAGRMPEKVFEYFKALSDIPRGSGNTKAVSDYCADFARARGLFYRQDEADNIVIIKEASDGYETAPTVMLQGHLDMVCGKEAGVRHDFERDPICLTAEGDYIRAEGTTLGGDDGIAVAYALAILDSNEIAHPRLECVFTSDEEIGMLGANALDMDGLRARYLLNLDSEEEGSFLAGCAGGVRYDLELPLSWKMAEGVPVRIQLVGLTGGHSGVDIHKGRANANLLIGRLLWELSQELPDMRLLSARGGSQDNAIPRNSELHLLVKCQDLDCLKSKVKEWEDIFCSEYRVTDPKLRLLFEADEKEAFLPAVIPEDMERVCFLLLNTPNGVQAMSQELPELVETSLNLGVLTLTETDGFSASYLVRSSSSSRKRALCQKLELFIKFSGGSFHTSGDYPEWEFRPESPLRGLLCRVYKEQYGKEARVETIHAGVECGLFSAGIPGIDAVSMGPDILDIHTPKERLSISSVDRVWKFLIEVLKQMKDA, encoded by the coding sequence ATGGAGTACAAAGAAATTGCAGGAAGAATGCCGGAAAAGGTGTTTGAGTATTTCAAGGCGCTTTCAGATATTCCCAGGGGCTCTGGAAATACGAAAGCCGTCAGTGACTATTGTGCGGATTTCGCCCGGGCGCGCGGGCTTTTTTACCGGCAGGACGAAGCGGATAATATTGTGATCATAAAAGAAGCTTCTGACGGATATGAAACGGCTCCCACCGTCATGCTGCAGGGCCATCTGGATATGGTATGCGGGAAAGAGGCGGGCGTTCGGCATGACTTTGAACGGGACCCGATCTGCCTGACAGCAGAAGGAGATTATATCCGTGCCGAAGGGACGACGCTGGGAGGGGATGACGGTATAGCGGTCGCTTATGCCCTGGCCATCCTGGATTCCAATGAGATTGCCCATCCGCGCCTGGAATGTGTATTTACTTCCGACGAAGAGATTGGAATGCTGGGGGCGAATGCCCTGGATATGGACGGGCTCCGCGCCAGGTATCTGCTGAACCTGGATTCTGAGGAAGAGGGCAGCTTTCTGGCAGGGTGTGCCGGCGGGGTCCGTTATGATTTGGAACTTCCTCTTTCGTGGAAAATGGCTGAAGGAGTTCCGGTACGGATACAGCTGGTCGGTCTTACAGGCGGCCATTCTGGCGTAGACATTCATAAAGGACGTGCCAACGCGAATCTGCTGATAGGAAGGCTCCTATGGGAGCTTTCTCAGGAGCTTCCGGATATGCGGCTTCTTTCCGCGAGAGGGGGCTCTCAGGACAACGCCATTCCCAGAAATTCGGAACTTCACCTGCTGGTTAAGTGCCAGGACCTGGACTGCTTAAAATCCAAGGTGAAAGAATGGGAAGATATTTTCTGTTCCGAGTACCGGGTTACAGATCCAAAGCTGCGCCTTCTCTTTGAGGCGGATGAGAAAGAAGCTTTTTTGCCGGCAGTTATACCGGAGGATATGGAGCGAGTCTGTTTTCTTCTTCTGAATACGCCAAACGGCGTCCAGGCCATGAGCCAGGAGCTTCCGGAGCTGGTTGAGACTTCTTTGAATCTGGGCGTCCTGACCCTGACAGAGACGGATGGATTTTCTGCTTCCTATTTGGTGCGAAGTTCCTCTTCATCCAGAAAACGCGCGCTGTGCCAGAAACTGGAGCTTTTTATAAAATTCTCAGGAGGCTCCTTTCATACATCTGGAGACTATCCGGAATGGGAATTCCGGCCGGAATCACCGCTTCGCGGGCTGCTTTGCAGGGTATATAAAGAGCAATACGGGAAAGAGGCCAGGGTGGAAACAATTCATGCGGGCGTGGAGTGCGGGCTTTTTTCCGCGGGGATTCCCGGCATTGATGCAGTATCCATGGGGCCGGATATCCTGGATATCCATACCCCGAAGGAGCGTTTGTCCATTTCCTCGGTGGACCGGGTGTGGAAATTTCTGATCGAGGTACTAAAACAGATGAAGGATGCATAG
- a CDS encoding M23 family metallopeptidase, translated as MLHFFWENPVYYQLNEYTSEEEPFRAMAFGEGNLSAMFSMAEEKKEDPFEVIAAFMADSEYDLTDEKGKSLSFGRWQDIKKGVSKVKPVEFTKLSHAYETLLADLEYFPLPQGDSEASRNYGYEDSWGYERTYGGERRHEGTDIMGGGNSRGFFPVISVSDGTIEHIGWLELGGWRIGIRTPHGAYLYYAHLSSYDHEFVPGEEIKAGQLLGFMGDTGYSKVEGTTGNFAVHLHFGIYFRTDHYEELSVNPYWILKYLEDKKVKYSY; from the coding sequence ATGCTGCATTTTTTCTGGGAGAATCCGGTCTATTACCAGTTGAATGAGTATACTTCCGAAGAAGAGCCCTTCCGCGCTATGGCTTTTGGGGAAGGGAACTTGTCCGCCATGTTTTCCATGGCGGAGGAAAAAAAAGAGGACCCCTTTGAAGTCATCGCCGCATTCATGGCGGACAGTGAATATGATCTGACGGACGAGAAAGGTAAATCCCTTTCTTTTGGACGGTGGCAGGACATTAAAAAGGGTGTGAGCAAGGTGAAGCCGGTGGAGTTTACGAAGCTTTCCCATGCCTATGAAACGCTTTTGGCAGACCTTGAATATTTTCCGCTGCCGCAGGGAGACAGCGAAGCCTCCCGGAATTACGGCTATGAAGACTCCTGGGGATATGAACGTACATACGGAGGGGAGCGGCGTCATGAGGGGACAGATATTATGGGCGGCGGAAACAGCCGGGGATTCTTTCCAGTGATAAGCGTGAGCGACGGGACCATCGAGCATATCGGGTGGCTTGAGCTGGGCGGCTGGCGTATCGGCATCCGTACGCCCCACGGCGCATATCTTTATTATGCCCATCTGAGCTCTTATGACCATGAATTTGTACCAGGAGAAGAAATAAAGGCGGGACAGCTTTTGGGATTTATGGGCGATACCGGCTACAGCAAGGTCGAGGGGACCACCGGGAATTTTGCGGTCCATCTGCATTTTGGAATCTATTTTCGGACGGATCACTATGAAGAGCTCAGTGTGAATCCTTATTGGATTCTAAAATATCTGGAGGATAAGAAAGTAAAATATTCCTATTAG
- a CDS encoding GTP pyrophosphokinase, with translation MKIQLWRESLAPYHLAVEELVVKFNHIINECRESGVYSPIEAVQGRVKKISSILEKAQRKGIALNEFTEKLDDIAGIRIICQFVEDIDKVVQLIRSRRDMEVVSERDYISHTKESGYRSYHVNVLYEVYTMSGSHNIQVEIQIRTMAMNFWATIEHSLRYKYQEEIPEKLAGRLSAAAEAVLALDCEMSAIRDEIVDAQQLFQEKASVVADILNNLQNLYSGEEEYEDAMLNIQNEFYEIYHNGSLEELEEFGRRLDKLAAVRKVQGLHSF, from the coding sequence ATGAAGATTCAACTATGGAGAGAGTCCCTCGCTCCGTATCATCTGGCGGTGGAGGAGCTTGTAGTAAAGTTCAACCACATCATCAATGAATGCCGTGAATCAGGCGTTTATTCTCCTATTGAGGCGGTTCAGGGCCGGGTGAAGAAGATTTCCAGCATCCTGGAGAAAGCTCAGCGCAAGGGTATTGCGCTCAATGAGTTTACAGAAAAGCTGGATGATATCGCCGGCATCCGTATCATCTGCCAGTTTGTGGAGGATATCGACAAAGTGGTGCAGCTCATACGCAGCCGCAGAGATATGGAAGTCGTCAGTGAGCGGGACTATATCAGTCATACGAAAGAAAGCGGTTACCGCAGCTATCATGTGAATGTCCTCTATGAGGTTTATACCATGAGCGGAAGTCATAATATACAGGTGGAGATACAGATTCGGACGATGGCCATGAATTTCTGGGCTACGATCGAACATTCCCTGCGCTATAAATATCAGGAAGAGATTCCTGAGAAGCTGGCAGGACGTCTGAGCGCCGCCGCAGAGGCGGTATTGGCGCTGGACTGTGAGATGTCGGCCATCCGCGATGAAATCGTGGACGCCCAGCAGCTCTTTCAGGAGAAAGCCTCTGTGGTGGCGGATATCCTGAATAATCTTCAGAATTTATACAGCGGAGAAGAAGAATACGAAGATGCCATGCTGAATATACAAAATGAATTCTATGAAATCTATCACAACGGCTCACTGGAAGAGCTGGAGGAATTCGGAAGACGGCTGGATAAGCTGGCGGCAGTCAGGAAGGTCCAGGGGCTTCATTCCTTTTGA